A region of Flavobacterium album DNA encodes the following proteins:
- a CDS encoding MlaD family protein: MKVTREAKTAILVIGAILLFIWGYSFLKGRDLFNSYKTYYVIYKDVEGLSPSAPITLNGLVVGKVTGITFTDNETGLLKVEMQVKTDFPISKTSYATLYEPGFIGGKQIAIIPDLKNQTPAEDGDQLKAGLKPGMLSVVGEKLSPLQTKVEATVVSADSLLHNLNNVVDKQTQENLRRTIAEMSATMQEFNKAAKSLNGVISGNKANIDATMANLNKTSANFAEISDSVNPEQLSLAISSLEHSMAEVDKMMADVQAGKGSLGKLLKDEVMYNNLADASNELKLLLADLKNNPKRYVHFSVFGKKGTPYEETPKK; this comes from the coding sequence TTGAAAGTAACAAGAGAAGCAAAAACGGCAATTTTAGTAATAGGCGCAATACTATTATTTATATGGGGATACAGCTTTTTAAAGGGCAGGGACCTTTTTAATTCCTACAAAACCTATTATGTAATTTATAAAGATGTTGAAGGCCTTTCGCCTTCGGCACCAATTACGCTCAACGGCCTTGTGGTAGGCAAAGTAACCGGTATTACATTCACCGACAATGAAACCGGCCTGCTGAAAGTAGAAATGCAGGTAAAAACGGATTTCCCTATATCTAAGACCAGCTACGCAACACTATATGAGCCCGGTTTTATAGGAGGCAAGCAGATTGCGATTATACCCGACCTTAAAAACCAGACCCCAGCCGAGGATGGCGACCAGCTGAAAGCAGGCCTTAAGCCGGGAATGCTTTCTGTAGTAGGGGAAAAGCTATCGCCGCTGCAGACAAAAGTAGAAGCGACCGTAGTTTCTGCTGACAGCCTTCTGCACAACCTTAACAACGTTGTGGATAAGCAGACGCAGGAAAACCTTCGTCGTACTATTGCCGAAATGAGCGCTACCATGCAGGAATTCAACAAGGCAGCGAAATCACTTAATGGTGTAATTTCAGGAAATAAAGCAAATATTGATGCCACAATGGCAAATCTTAATAAGACTTCTGCTAACTTTGCTGAAATATCAGACTCGGTTAATCCGGAGCAGCTTTCGTTAGCTATAAGCAGCCTGGAGCATTCTATGGCAGAAGTAGATAAGATGATGGCCGATGTGCAGGCAGGCAAGGGTTCGCTGGGCAAGCTGCTGAAAGACGAGGTTATGTATAACAACCTCGCCGATGCATCGAACGAGTTGAAATTGCTGCTTGCAGATTTGAAAAATAACCCTAAGCGCTACGTTCATTTCTCAGTATTCGGGAAAAAAGGTACTCCCTATGAAGAGACCCCAAAGAAGTAG